From the Halalkalicoccus sp. CGA53 genome, one window contains:
- the trpA gene encoding tryptophan synthase subunit alpha, with the protein MTRANSAALAAAFEGGPAFVPYLAAGDPDYDSSLRYVEALDRGGADVIELGLPFSEPIAEGPTIQGAVTRALDAGMTPERFFEFVSDLDVSAPLVCMTYYNLIYQFGIDEGPEPFVERSAAVGIEGFVVPDLPAEEADPLREACDEHGLDLIFIVAPTTRGERLERIREQVSGYLYVQARLGVTGAKADVSDQTSESLDRVADWPVPKAVGFGISTGEQAAEIVAGGADGIIVGSALVDIVAEGDGEETVEERLEAKARELKRGTEKGFEQRTPRAERP; encoded by the coding sequence ATGACCCGCGCGAACAGCGCGGCGCTCGCGGCGGCCTTCGAGGGGGGTCCGGCGTTCGTCCCCTACCTCGCGGCGGGCGACCCCGACTACGACTCCTCGCTTCGCTACGTCGAGGCGCTCGACCGCGGCGGCGCGGACGTGATCGAACTCGGTCTGCCCTTCTCGGAGCCGATCGCGGAAGGCCCGACGATCCAGGGCGCGGTGACCCGGGCGCTCGACGCGGGAATGACGCCCGAGCGCTTCTTCGAGTTCGTCTCGGATCTCGACGTCTCGGCACCGCTGGTCTGCATGACCTACTACAACCTGATCTACCAGTTCGGTATCGATGAGGGTCCCGAGCCGTTCGTCGAGCGCTCGGCGGCGGTCGGGATAGAGGGGTTCGTCGTTCCCGACTTACCGGCAGAAGAGGCCGACCCGCTGCGCGAGGCGTGTGACGAACACGGCCTCGACCTGATATTCATCGTCGCGCCGACGACGCGCGGCGAGCGGCTCGAACGGATCCGCGAGCAGGTCTCGGGCTACCTCTACGTGCAGGCACGTCTCGGGGTGACCGGCGCGAAGGCGGACGTGAGCGATCAGACCAGCGAGAGCCTCGACCGCGTGGCCGACTGGCCGGTGCCGAAGGCCGTCGGCTTCGGGATCAGCACGGGTGAGCAGGCGGCGGAGATCGTCGCCGGGGGCGCCGACGGGATCATCGTCGGCAGCGCGCTCGTCGACATCGTCGCCGAGGGCGACGGCGAGGAGACGGTCGAAGAACGCCTGGAGGCGAAGGCGAGAGAGCTGAAGCGAGGTACAGAAAAGGGGTTCGAGCAACGCACGCCGCGAGCGGAACGGCCTTAA
- the trpB gene encoding tryptophan synthase subunit beta: MSYGTESNPKFGEYGGQFVPEALMPAIEELEDAYERYVLENEDGFVDEFRERLADFGGRPLPLQRADRLSERYGRDVYLKREDLLHGGAHKLNNALGQVLLAKYMGKERIIAETGAGQHGTATAMAAAHLDLPCEIYMGERDIVRQRPNVFRMRLNGSEVNPVSAGRGTLKEAISETMRDWAASVETTHYVIGSVVGPHPFPRMVRDFQAVISEEAREQVLEKAGRLPDSVLACAGGGSNTMGAFHHFVSDDGVELYAVEAGGSSLSVDEERGVAPNSASLSTGTEGVLHGARTRILQDRDGQIMESHSVSSGLDYAGVGPELAHLVDTGRVTPVTVDDDAALEAFHRLSQEEGIIPALETAHAFGYLHENYGDLGEIVIVNVSGRGDKDLESVIEETSEREIEGAPEMDVFQGVGR, encoded by the coding sequence ATGAGCTACGGTACCGAGAGCAACCCCAAATTCGGCGAGTACGGCGGCCAGTTCGTTCCGGAGGCGTTGATGCCGGCGATCGAGGAGCTAGAGGACGCCTACGAACGCTACGTCCTCGAGAACGAGGACGGGTTCGTGGACGAATTCCGCGAGCGCCTCGCTGATTTCGGTGGGCGGCCGCTCCCGCTCCAGCGCGCCGATCGGCTCTCCGAGCGCTACGGACGCGACGTCTACCTGAAACGCGAGGACTTACTCCACGGCGGGGCGCACAAGCTCAACAACGCGCTCGGACAGGTGCTGCTCGCGAAGTACATGGGAAAAGAACGAATCATCGCGGAGACCGGTGCGGGCCAGCACGGCACCGCGACGGCGATGGCGGCGGCCCACCTCGACCTCCCCTGTGAGATCTACATGGGCGAGCGCGACATCGTCCGCCAGCGCCCGAACGTCTTCCGGATGAGACTCAATGGTTCCGAGGTGAATCCCGTCTCCGCGGGGCGCGGTACGCTCAAGGAGGCGATCAGCGAGACGATGCGCGACTGGGCAGCCAGTGTCGAGACGACGCACTACGTGATCGGGAGCGTCGTCGGCCCGCACCCGTTCCCGCGGATGGTCCGCGACTTTCAAGCAGTCATCAGCGAGGAGGCGCGCGAACAGGTGCTGGAGAAGGCGGGTCGGCTTCCTGACTCCGTACTCGCCTGCGCGGGCGGCGGCTCGAACACGATGGGGGCGTTTCACCACTTCGTTTCGGACGACGGAGTAGAGCTCTACGCCGTGGAGGCGGGCGGCTCCTCTCTCAGCGTCGACGAAGAACGCGGCGTCGCACCGAACTCCGCGTCGCTCTCGACCGGCACCGAGGGCGTGCTCCACGGCGCGCGAACGCGGATCCTCCAGGACCGCGACGGCCAGATCATGGAGTCCCACAGCGTCTCGTCGGGGCTGGACTACGCCGGCGTCGGCCCCGAACTCGCCCACCTCGTCGACACCGGTAGGGTAACGCCGGTCACGGTGGACGACGACGCGGCGCTGGAGGCGTTCCACCGGCTCTCCCAGGAGGAGGGAATCATCCCGGCGCTGGAGACCGCCCACGCCTTCGGCTACCTCCACGAAAACTACGGGGACCTGGGCGAGATCGTGATCGTCAACGTCTCCGGCCGGGGCGACAAGGACCTCGAGTCGGTGATCGAGGAGACGAGTGAAAGGGAGATCGAGGGCGCGCCCGAGATGGACGTCTTTCAGGGAGTCGGTCGATGA
- a CDS encoding ArsA family ATPase codes for MTEFVLYGGKGGVGKTTCAAATALAAAAGGTDTLVVSTDPAHSLSDSFEADLGPDPTALGEGLWAVEIDPEVQKDEYREILEALAKDLRSVGIRMDDEDVADVFSAGMPPGGDELAALDRLATYAEDDRFDLIVLDTAPTGHTLRLLDLPDVMDTALEKTLSLRGQVRRIGDSARRVMLGPASYFGSSGRNDKDILVLKARMERARDTLTDPERTEFRVVLIPEAMAISESERLVARLREYGMPVRTLVVNRVLEEIEEDCSRCRSRHDRHRERVADIEALFPELEVRTLPEADDEVQGVDALGGIGERLS; via the coding sequence GTGACCGAATTCGTCCTCTACGGCGGGAAAGGAGGCGTCGGCAAGACCACCTGTGCGGCGGCGACGGCGCTCGCCGCCGCGGCGGGGGGAACCGACACCCTCGTCGTCTCGACCGATCCCGCCCACTCGCTGTCGGACTCGTTCGAAGCCGACCTCGGCCCCGACCCGACCGCGCTCGGGGAGGGGCTCTGGGCGGTCGAGATCGACCCCGAGGTACAGAAAGACGAGTACCGGGAGATCCTCGAGGCGCTCGCGAAGGACCTCCGTTCCGTCGGGATTCGAATGGACGACGAGGACGTCGCCGACGTCTTCTCCGCAGGGATGCCCCCTGGCGGCGACGAACTCGCCGCGCTCGACCGGCTCGCCACCTACGCCGAGGACGACCGCTTCGACCTGATCGTTCTGGATACCGCGCCAACCGGCCACACCCTCAGACTGCTCGACCTCCCGGACGTGATGGACACCGCCCTCGAGAAGACGCTCTCGCTCCGGGGGCAGGTACGGAGGATCGGCGACTCCGCCCGCCGGGTGATGCTCGGGCCGGCCTCGTACTTCGGGAGTTCAGGACGGAACGACAAGGACATCCTCGTGCTGAAAGCACGGATGGAGCGTGCCCGTGACACGCTCACCGATCCCGAGAGGACCGAGTTCCGTGTCGTGTTGATCCCCGAGGCGATGGCGATTTCGGAATCCGAACGGCTGGTCGCTCGCCTGCGCGAGTATGGGATGCCGGTCCGAACGCTCGTCGTGAACAGGGTGCTCGAAGAAATAGAGGAGGACTGCTCGCGGTGTCGCTCCCGGCACGACAGACACCGAGAGCGGGTCGCGGATATCGAAGCGCTGTTTCCCGAGCTCGAGGTGCGGACGCTCCCCGAGGCTGACGACGAGGTACAGGGAGTCGACGCACTCGGCGGGATCGGGGAACGACTTTCTTAG
- the trpC gene encoding indole-3-glycerol phosphate synthase — protein sequence MNANQELAPAVESILDAAREREVPDREPISVDARSFEGALEAAEAGGHVPVIAEVKPTSPTTEGVRRDDPVDLAREMVAGGAAALSVLTEPEHFGGSTENLERIREAVDVPVLRKDFVLSEAQLDAVESDLVLLIARFVDDLPGLVRMAEARGFQPLVEVHSIPELEDALDAGAEIVGVNNRDLARLEVDRSTFERVAREAPEDVTLVAESGIRYRGDVQRMREAGADALLVGTAIMDGDVRENTRALVEAER from the coding sequence ATGAACGCCAACCAGGAGCTCGCGCCGGCCGTCGAGTCGATCCTCGACGCGGCGCGCGAGCGCGAGGTGCCCGACCGAGAGCCGATCTCGGTCGACGCACGATCGTTCGAAGGGGCGCTCGAAGCGGCGGAAGCCGGCGGCCACGTACCGGTGATCGCCGAGGTAAAGCCGACGAGTCCGACGACCGAGGGGGTACGGAGGGACGATCCGGTCGACCTCGCCCGCGAGATGGTCGCCGGTGGGGCGGCCGCACTCTCGGTGCTCACCGAACCCGAGCACTTCGGGGGATCGACGGAAAACCTGGAACGGATCCGCGAGGCGGTCGACGTCCCGGTCCTCAGGAAGGACTTCGTGCTCTCGGAGGCGCAGCTCGACGCCGTCGAGTCCGACCTCGTCCTACTGATCGCCAGGTTCGTCGACGACCTTCCCGGCCTCGTCCGTATGGCCGAGGCCCGCGGCTTCCAGCCGCTCGTCGAGGTGCACTCGATACCGGAGCTCGAAGACGCCCTCGACGCAGGTGCGGAGATCGTCGGCGTGAACAACCGCGACCTCGCCCGGCTGGAGGTCGACCGCTCGACGTTCGAGCGGGTCGCGCGGGAGGCACCGGAGGACGTGACGCTCGTCGCGGAGAGCGGGATCCGGTACAGAGGAGACGTACAGAGGATGCGCGAGGCTGGTGCGGACGCGCTGCTCGTCGGGACGGCGATCATGGACGGCGACGTGCGGGAGAACACGCGGGCGCTCGTGGAGGCGGAACGATGA
- a CDS encoding DUF7575 domain-containing protein, with the protein MSEETPKRPWLAVLLALVYPGLGHAYLRAWLRALLWVWMAVLAVVLFVPDGTFDGVGSLSALPAVVTGLPTEALVALGMVAAFNVVDAYWQATQTITQPGMSRCPHCGKEIDDDLGIDFCHWCTSPIESESAP; encoded by the coding sequence GTGAGCGAGGAAACGCCGAAACGGCCGTGGCTCGCTGTTCTCCTGGCACTCGTCTACCCGGGGCTCGGACACGCCTACCTCCGGGCCTGGCTCCGGGCGCTGCTCTGGGTCTGGATGGCGGTCCTCGCGGTCGTGCTCTTCGTCCCCGACGGGACGTTCGACGGCGTCGGCTCGCTCTCGGCGCTGCCCGCCGTCGTCACCGGCCTGCCGACCGAGGCGCTGGTCGCACTCGGGATGGTCGCCGCGTTCAACGTCGTCGACGCCTACTGGCAGGCGACACAGACGATCACCCAGCCCGGCATGAGCCGCTGTCCCCACTGCGGGAAGGAGATCGACGACGACCTCGGGATCGACTTCTGTCACTGGTGTACGAGCCCGATCGAGTCGGAATCGGCCCCCTGA
- a CDS encoding CPBP family intramembrane glutamic endopeptidase, translating to MTDWATFVGITVVVLGLLLVLARTSADLITESDADHTGEVGERSTEPGPDRPGADSTHTETSDEFVVYQGSEAEPTPTPDGLRPEHGGESEQATPAERTLEPDVELTTGMLLANVALSQGLFLGVLVAAAWWTEIPAWALGIGGEITGLEATAWGIGLGLALYLASEVGGAVSERFGIDRDESLRELLAPEGVQGWVALLLVVLPIIAVFEELLFRAALIGAVHAGFGIDPWLLAVVSSAAFALGHSAQGNAGVVVTGLLGFVLAAAFVLTESLLLVIVAHYVVNALEFVVHEGLGIEWIG from the coding sequence GTGACCGACTGGGCGACGTTCGTCGGGATCACGGTCGTCGTCCTCGGTCTCCTGCTCGTTCTCGCGCGTACCTCCGCCGATCTGATAACCGAGAGCGACGCCGACCACACGGGCGAGGTCGGTGAGCGGTCGACCGAACCCGGACCGGACCGCCCGGGGGCCGACAGCACCCACACGGAGACGTCCGACGAGTTCGTCGTTTACCAGGGGAGCGAGGCCGAACCGACACCGACGCCCGACGGTCTGCGTCCCGAACACGGGGGCGAGAGCGAGCAGGCGACGCCCGCCGAGCGCACGCTCGAGCCCGACGTCGAGCTGACCACCGGGATGTTGCTCGCGAACGTCGCGCTCAGTCAGGGACTGTTCCTCGGCGTGCTCGTCGCCGCCGCGTGGTGGACGGAGATACCCGCGTGGGCGCTCGGAATCGGCGGTGAGATCACGGGACTGGAGGCCACAGCGTGGGGGATCGGCCTCGGCCTCGCGCTCTACCTCGCCTCCGAGGTCGGTGGGGCCGTCTCCGAGCGGTTCGGGATCGACCGCGACGAATCCCTCAGGGAACTGCTCGCCCCCGAGGGCGTGCAGGGCTGGGTCGCCCTCCTCCTCGTCGTCCTCCCGATCATCGCCGTGTTCGAGGAACTGCTCTTCCGGGCGGCGCTGATCGGCGCGGTCCACGCCGGCTTCGGGATCGACCCGTGGCTGCTCGCGGTCGTCTCCTCGGCTGCGTTCGCGCTGGGCCACAGCGCACAGGGCAACGCGGGCGTCGTGGTAACGGGATTGCTCGGCTTCGTCCTCGCGGCGGCGTTCGTGCTCACGGAGAGCCTATTGTTGGTGATCGTCGCCCACTACGTCGTCAACGCATTGGAGTTCGTCGTCCACGAGGGGCTGGGGATCGAGTGGATCGGGTGA
- a CDS encoding MGMT family protein has protein sequence MHHDGTTGVFAREFDALGRWVQIGVASGNVISVSFPTEPEAESEENAVLDRIGAYLDGEEDALSHVEVALTVPTDQRTVLETVRAIPYGQAVGVDQVARMAAGLEDDEGGWEVVERALSANPVPILIPDHRVVDGPSGAPREVVSKLQSLEGLA, from the coding sequence ATGCACCACGACGGGACGACCGGCGTCTTCGCCCGCGAGTTCGACGCGCTCGGCCGGTGGGTACAGATCGGCGTCGCCTCGGGGAACGTCATCAGCGTCTCGTTCCCGACCGAACCGGAGGCCGAGTCCGAGGAGAACGCGGTGCTGGACCGGATCGGGGCGTATCTTGACGGCGAGGAGGACGCCCTCTCGCACGTTGAGGTGGCGCTCACGGTTCCGACCGATCAGCGCACGGTGTTAGAGACGGTCAGGGCGATCCCGTACGGTCAGGCGGTGGGCGTCGACCAGGTCGCGCGGATGGCGGCCGGCTTGGAGGACGACGAAGGTGGCTGGGAGGTCGTCGAGCGTGCGCTCTCCGCGAACCCCGTTCCGATCCTGATCCCGGATCACCGCGTCGTCGACGGGCCGAGCGGCGCGCCCCGCGAGGTGGTCTCGAAACTGCAGTCGCTGGAGGGCTTGGCGTGA
- a CDS encoding 2-amino-3,7-dideoxy-D-threo-hept-6-ulosonate synthase, with translation MNTNAGLDARLGRISTDEKYLVVPMDHGITLGAVKGLKEIEKTIDGVTRGGADAVLTQKGLAPRVHPNANGAGYIVHLNASTTLGPDTNDKRMTGTVEEAIRAGADAVSLHLNVGSNHEREQIEDLARVTDEAGRYGIPVLAMTYARGANLEGQDPEHDAKYLAHAARLGEELGADVIKTAYSGDAESFAHVVESTSLPVVIAGGAKGTDYETAEAVRGAMDAGAAGVSMGRSIFQHDDPEAIARTVSAVIHEDASAEEALEISGLAIEA, from the coding sequence ATGAACACGAACGCGGGACTCGACGCACGGCTCGGGCGGATCAGCACGGACGAGAAGTACCTCGTCGTCCCGATGGACCACGGGATCACCCTCGGTGCGGTGAAGGGGCTCAAGGAGATCGAAAAGACGATCGACGGGGTGACACGCGGCGGGGCCGACGCCGTACTGACACAGAAGGGACTCGCGCCGCGGGTCCACCCGAACGCGAACGGCGCGGGTTACATCGTCCACCTGAACGCCTCGACGACGCTCGGGCCGGACACGAACGACAAGCGGATGACCGGCACGGTCGAGGAGGCAATCCGCGCGGGCGCGGACGCCGTCTCGCTCCATCTGAACGTCGGGAGCAACCACGAGCGCGAGCAGATCGAGGACCTCGCGCGGGTGACCGACGAGGCCGGCCGATACGGGATTCCGGTGCTGGCGATGACCTACGCCCGGGGAGCGAACCTCGAGGGACAGGACCCCGAACACGACGCGAAATACCTCGCTCACGCGGCCCGACTCGGCGAGGAGCTCGGCGCGGACGTGATCAAGACGGCCTACAGCGGCGACGCCGAGAGCTTCGCCCACGTCGTCGAGTCGACTTCCTTACCGGTGGTGATCGCCGGCGGGGCGAAGGGGACGGATTACGAGACGGCCGAGGCGGTCCGGGGCGCGATGGACGCCGGGGCGGCGGGCGTCTCGATGGGACGGTCGATCTTCCAGCACGACGATCCCGAGGCGATCGCCCGGACCGTGAGCGCGGTGATCCACGAGGACGCGAGTGCGGAGGAGGCGCTCGAGATCTCCGGGCTGGCGATCGAGGCGTAA
- a CDS encoding AzlD family protein encodes MAASALLLDPLVVGVILAMALVTVLTKVGGLWLLSTTDVSERVEAGLSVLPGAIVVALLGPELASGGPAEWAAAGVVLLTMWRTESILLALCAGVGAVVLFRAML; translated from the coding sequence ATGGCCGCTAGCGCGCTCCTGCTCGACCCGCTCGTCGTCGGCGTGATCCTCGCGATGGCGCTCGTCACGGTGCTCACGAAGGTCGGGGGGCTCTGGCTCCTGAGCACGACCGACGTGAGCGAGCGCGTCGAGGCTGGACTCTCGGTGCTCCCCGGTGCGATCGTGGTCGCGCTCCTCGGACCCGAACTCGCGAGCGGCGGGCCCGCCGAGTGGGCCGCCGCGGGAGTCGTTTTGCTCACGATGTGGCGGACCGAGAGTATCCTGCTCGCGCTCTGTGCCGGTGTCGGCGCGGTCGTCCTGTTCAGGGCGATGCTGTGA
- a CDS encoding 3-dehydroquinate synthase II — protein sequence MERSVWLKADDAVGDWEARKRRITAGLEAGVDWVLVDEADVGRVRELGSVNVAAFRTAGDVHVMDAEEGERAPPDAVVIGKKGEGDGTVDLPEDYSGSADLSTLRRGEEDLERGAYVRILGREYEAFAQTAAEEAEYTIVVGEDWTIIPLENLIARIGEETTLIAGVETAADTKTAFETLETGADGVLLDSDDPDEIRATCEVRDEAGRESLDLRWATVREIEQVGSADRVCVDTGSLLEPNEGMLVGSMSRGLFFVHAETAESPYVASRPFRVNAGAVHAYVRTPNGGTKYLSEIESGDEVQVVDTAGKTREAIVGRAKIEKRPMFRVEAELETEEGTDRIGTLLQNAETIKVETGEGKTAVTDLEEGDELLVYYEAVARHFGEAVEESIIEK from the coding sequence ATGGAACGATCGGTGTGGCTGAAAGCCGACGACGCGGTCGGCGACTGGGAGGCAAGAAAGCGCCGGATCACCGCCGGCCTCGAAGCCGGCGTGGACTGGGTGCTCGTCGACGAAGCCGACGTCGGGCGGGTTCGCGAGCTCGGCTCCGTGAACGTCGCGGCGTTCCGGACCGCCGGCGACGTCCACGTGATGGACGCCGAGGAGGGAGAGCGAGCCCCCCCTGACGCGGTCGTGATCGGGAAGAAGGGCGAGGGGGACGGCACCGTCGACCTCCCGGAGGACTACTCGGGGTCGGCCGACCTCTCGACGCTGCGTCGCGGCGAGGAGGACCTCGAACGGGGCGCGTACGTCAGGATCCTCGGACGGGAGTACGAGGCGTTCGCGCAGACCGCCGCCGAAGAGGCCGAGTACACGATCGTCGTCGGCGAGGACTGGACGATCATCCCCCTGGAGAACCTGATCGCGCGGATCGGCGAGGAGACGACGCTGATCGCGGGCGTCGAGACCGCCGCCGACACGAAGACCGCGTTCGAGACGCTCGAAACCGGGGCCGACGGCGTACTGCTCGACTCCGACGACCCGGACGAGATCCGCGCGACCTGCGAGGTGCGCGACGAGGCCGGGCGAGAGAGCCTCGACCTGCGGTGGGCGACCGTGAGGGAGATCGAGCAGGTCGGTTCGGCCGACCGGGTCTGCGTCGATACCGGCTCGCTGCTGGAGCCGAACGAGGGGATGCTCGTCGGGTCGATGAGCAGGGGACTCTTCTTCGTCCACGCCGAGACCGCGGAGTCGCCGTACGTCGCCTCCCGGCCGTTTCGGGTGAACGCGGGTGCGGTCCACGCCTACGTCCGGACGCCCAACGGCGGGACGAAGTACCTCTCGGAGATCGAGAGCGGCGACGAGGTGCAGGTCGTCGATACGGCGGGGAAGACGAGGGAGGCGATCGTCGGCCGGGCGAAGATCGAGAAACGGCCGATGTTCAGGGTCGAGGCCGAACTCGAGACCGAGGAGGGAACGGACCGGATCGGGACGCTCCTCCAGAACGCGGAGACGATCAAGGTCGAGACGGGCGAGGGCAAGACCGCGGTGACGGATCTGGAGGAGGGCGACGAACTGCTCGTCTACTACGAGGCGGTCGCCCGACACTTCGGCGAGGCGGTCGAGGAGTCGATCATCGAGAAGTAG
- a CDS encoding AzlC family ABC transporter permease: protein MVDTETSDRASERGGAESVTFTRGGVVAGFLTCLPITFGVAGYGVAFGVLADRVGLSAAEAALMSATVVAGASQIVAVELWADPIPVVTILLTTFAINLRYSLMGAALEPWFRHLSARRAYGSLFLMADENWALTMRDLKTGSGRGAFLLGSGIAVWSFWVVSTVLGVIAGGAIGDPETFGIDFVLAAVFVALAVELWEGASNSLVPWLVALSVALVSSELLHGHWYILLGGFAAAGVEAIRHGR from the coding sequence ATGGTGGACACGGAGACGAGCGATCGGGCGAGCGAGCGAGGCGGGGCCGAGAGCGTGACGTTCACGCGAGGCGGCGTCGTCGCGGGCTTTCTCACCTGCCTCCCGATCACGTTCGGCGTCGCCGGCTACGGGGTCGCCTTCGGCGTCCTCGCCGACCGGGTGGGACTGAGCGCGGCCGAGGCGGCGCTGATGAGCGCGACCGTCGTCGCCGGTGCCTCACAGATCGTCGCCGTCGAGCTCTGGGCCGATCCCATTCCCGTCGTGACGATCCTGCTCACGACGTTCGCGATCAACCTGCGCTACTCGCTGATGGGCGCGGCGCTCGAGCCGTGGTTCCGTCACCTCTCCGCAAGACGAGCGTACGGCAGCCTCTTCCTCATGGCCGACGAGAACTGGGCGCTCACCATGCGGGACCTGAAGACGGGGAGCGGCCGCGGCGCGTTCCTGCTCGGCAGCGGGATCGCGGTCTGGAGTTTCTGGGTCGTCTCGACGGTCCTCGGCGTCATCGCCGGGGGCGCGATCGGCGACCCGGAGACGTTCGGCATCGACTTCGTCCTCGCGGCGGTGTTCGTCGCGCTCGCAGTCGAACTCTGGGAGGGGGCGTCGAACTCGCTCGTGCCGTGGCTCGTCGCGCTCTCGGTCGCGCTGGTCTCCTCCGAACTGCTCCACGGCCACTGGTACATCCTGCTCGGCGGGTTCGCCGCCGCTGGGGTGGAGGCGATCCGTCATGGCCGCTAG
- a CDS encoding OB-fold nucleic acid binding domain-containing protein, translating into MNGIELRADSTGSIELVCERTEADADPPRLRPFSGGDEFGLVVDGLRPGERVTLFADEYEFDGT; encoded by the coding sequence ATGAACGGCATCGAACTCAGGGCGGACTCGACCGGGTCGATCGAACTCGTCTGCGAGCGGACGGAGGCCGACGCCGATCCGCCGCGTCTCAGACCGTTCTCCGGCGGCGACGAGTTCGGCCTCGTCGTCGACGGGCTTCGCCCCGGCGAGCGGGTGACACTGTTCGCCGACGAGTACGAGTTCGACGGGACGTGA
- a CDS encoding SDR family NAD(P)-dependent oxidoreductase — translation MGRASFAFEGETVIVTGGASGIGRACALGFADAGARVLVADTQEEPKDIDEEVPTHRLIEESGGTAAYAECDVSEPSEVEAVVEAAREYGGVDVMVNNAGTFAGGSFTDLAVETLDEAYEVNVRGMFVGTQAAAAEMVESGTEGAIVNTASISSTFAQHGQVAYDTTKGAIRMLTRGAALELASDGIRVNATAPGQIATEFTEDGTERTEDRAGDEEFLKPIPMGRAGYPEDVADATLYLASDAASYITGELLYVDGGWHTC, via the coding sequence ATGGGACGTGCGAGCTTCGCGTTCGAGGGAGAGACCGTGATCGTCACCGGCGGCGCGTCGGGGATCGGCAGGGCGTGTGCGCTCGGCTTCGCCGACGCCGGGGCACGGGTGCTCGTCGCCGACACCCAGGAGGAACCGAAGGACATCGACGAAGAGGTGCCGACCCACCGGCTGATCGAGGAGTCCGGGGGGACGGCCGCGTACGCCGAGTGTGACGTCTCCGAGCCGAGCGAGGTGGAGGCGGTCGTCGAGGCCGCCCGCGAGTACGGCGGCGTGGACGTGATGGTGAACAACGCCGGGACGTTCGCGGGCGGGTCGTTCACCGACCTGGCGGTCGAGACGCTCGACGAGGCGTACGAGGTGAACGTCCGGGGGATGTTCGTCGGGACGCAGGCGGCGGCCGCGGAGATGGTCGAGTCAGGTACGGAAGGAGCGATCGTGAACACCGCCTCGATCAGTTCGACGTTCGCCCAGCACGGCCAGGTCGCCTACGACACGACGAAAGGAGCGATCCGGATGCTCACGCGCGGGGCGGCCCTCGAGCTAGCGAGTGACGGGATCCGGGTGAACGCGACCGCGCCGGGACAGATCGCGACCGAGTTCACCGAGGACGGCACGGAACGAACGGAGGACAGAGCCGGCGACGAAGAGTTCCTCAAACCGATCCCGATGGGGCGGGCTGGCTACCCGGAGGACGTCGCCGACGCGACGCTGTATCTCGCGAGCGACGCGGCGTCCTATATCACGGGAGAACTGCTCTACGTCGACGGCGGCTGGCACACCTGCTAG